Proteins encoded together in one Quercus lobata isolate SW786 chromosome 3, ValleyOak3.0 Primary Assembly, whole genome shotgun sequence window:
- the LOC115979900 gene encoding G-type lectin S-receptor-like serine/threonine-protein kinase At4g27290 isoform X1, which produces MRGLLMETLALPSFFYYLIAFSSTLLQFCIAADTISPGQSISGIQTLVSSDQVFELGFFSSGNNKSWYLGIWYKKTPRVLVWIANQNSPVTDPSAVFTISNNGTLVLLNQSNHTIWYSNPSRPAQIPVAQLLSSGNLVLIDNVTSTSESYLWKSYDCPINTWLPGMIIGKDMSNGLNRFLTSCKDSDTASPGDSTYKFDYKGLPQIFIKRGTLKIFRTGPWNGVRFSGLPMPINQFFFPILASQNDMVGYKYEPKNKLVSTRITLSESGILQRFVLMKGSTEWTTMDAVPNDMCDNYGQCGANSVCRSYKESTCECLEGFIPKSPEEWKLLNSSSGCVRRTPLECQRKDNFMKLGWVKLPDLLEFWLNKSMSTKECEVECLKNCSCTAYANSDINGGGNGCLIWFGSLIDIRGYNQENPGQDLYIRLAASDLRSIRESNMKESPEVVLMVSVICGVLTLGFVFWCITWKIKSRRLGLPRKKDDVEVPLFDFTTVAIATNNFSQENVIGAGGFGPVYKGHLCNGQNIAVKRLSKDSRQGLKEFKNEVALIAKLQHRNLVTLLGYCIQGDEKMLIYEYMPNKSLNYFIFEQNGSALLTWPKRLDIVLGIVRGLLYLHQDSRLQVIHRDLKASNILLDINLNPKISDFGLARTFGGDESEMKTERVVGTHGYISPEYAVDGTFSVKSDVFSLGVLMLEIVSGMKNRKFFHADHHHNLLGHAWLLWKEDRALELLYTCLEDSHLRSQVLRCIHVGLLCVQKFAEDRPIMSCVLSMLTNAEAILPQPKQPGFFIERSSGNAGALSRNEESNTENAVTITLPEAR; this is translated from the exons atgagggggTTGTTAATGGAGACACTTGCTCTTCCCTCATTCTTTTACTATCTCATTGCTTTCTCATCAACCTTGTTGCAATTTTGCATTGCAGCTGACACCATAAGTCCAGGGCAATCAATTAGCGGTATCCAGACTCTAGTTTCCTCAGATCAAGTTTTTGAGCTAGGCTTCTTCTCTTCAGGCAACAACAAGAGCTGGTACTTGGGCATATGGTACAAGAAGACCCCACGCGTACTTGTGTGGATAGCAAACCAGAACAGCCCAGTCACAGATCCTTCTGCAGTTTTCACCATCAGCAACAATGGAACACTTGTTCTTCTCAACCAAAGCAACCACACTATCTGGTATTCAAATCCATCCAGGCCAGCACAGATTCCAGTTGCTCAACTTTTAAGTTCTGGTAACCTTGTTCTTATAGACAATGTAACTTCAACCTCTGAAAGCTATCTGTGGAAGAGCTATGATTGCCCCATAAACACGTGGTTACCAGGCATGATCATAGGAAAGGACATGAGCAATGGTCTAAACCGATTTTTGACATCTTGCAAAGACTCAGATACTGCATCTCCAGGAGACTCTACatacaaatttgattacaagggGTTGcctcaaatatttataaaaagggGAACGTTGAAAATATTTCGCACTGGACCATGGAATGGAGTTCGATTCAGCGGTCTTCCTATGCctataaatcaatttttctttcccATATTAGCATCCCAAAATGACATGGTGGGATATAAGTATGAACCTAAAAACAAGTTGGTTTCTACAAGGATAACACTGAGTGAGTCAGGCATCCTCCAACGCTTTGTATTGATGAAGGGAAGCACTGAATGGACTACCATGGATGCAGTACCGAATGACATGTGTGACAATTATGGGCAGTGTGGCGCTAATAGTGTTTGCAGAAGTTACAAAGAATCAACTTGTGAGTGTTTGGAAGGTTTCATCCCCAAATCACCAGAAGAATGGAAACTGCTAAATTCTTCAAGCGGATGTGTAAGGAGAACCCCACTGGAATGCCAGAGGAAAGATAATTTCATGAAACTTGGGTGGGTGAAGTTGCCTGACTTGCTAGAGTTTTGGTTAAACAAGAGTATGAGCACCAAGGAATGCGAGGTAGAGTGCTTGAAGAACTGTTCATGTACAGCATATGCAAATTCAGATATTAATGGGGGAGGCAACGGCTGTTTGATCTGGTTTGGGAGTTTGATTGATATTAGAGGGTACAACCAAGAAAATCCCGGGCAAGATCTCTATATACGACTGGCTGCTTCAGACCTAA GATCAATCCGGGAATCAAACATGAAGGAAAGTCCGGAGGTCGTCCTGATGGTATCAGTCATTTGTGGAGTGCTTACTTTGGGGTTTGTTTTCTGGTGTATAACTTGGAAGATAAAAAGTAGAAGAT TAGGTCttccaagaaagaaagatgatgTAGAGGTACCTTTATTTGATTTTACAACGGTTGCCATTGCAACAAACAACTTCTCTCAAGAAAATGTGATTGGGGCAGGTGGATTTGGTCCTGTTTATAAG GGACATCTATGTAACGGACAAAATATTGCTGTGAAGAGGCTGTCAAAGGATTCAAGACAAGGTCTCAAAGAGTTCAAGAATGAAGTTGCTCTCATTGCCAAACTTCAACATAGGAATCTTGTCACGCTCTTAGGCTACTGCATTCAAGGAGACGAAAAGATGTTAATCTATGAATACATGCCCAACAAAAGCTtgaattatttcatttttg AACAAAATGGGAGTGCACTGCTGACATGGCCAAAGCGTCTTGACATTGTTTTGGGGATTGTGCGAGGACTTCTCTATTTGCACCAGGATTCTCGACTTCAAGTTATCCACAGGGATCTGAAAGcaagtaatattttattagatatcaatttaaacccaaaaatatcagattttggCTTAGCAAGAACTTTTGGAGGAGATGAATCTGAAATGAAAACAGAAAGAGTTGTTGGAACACA TGGCTACATATCTCCTGAGTATGCAGTTGACGGAACATTTTCAGTGAAATCTGATGTCTTTAGCTTGGGTGTGCTTATGTTAGAGATAGTGAGTGGCATGAAAAATCGAAAATTTTTTCATGCCGATCACCATCATAACCTACTAGGACAT gCATGGTTGCTGTGGAAGGAGGACAGGGCCTTGGAACTATTGTATACATGTTTGGAGGATTCACATTTAAGATCCCAAGTACTAAGATGTATTCATGTTGGTTTACTATGTGTTCAAAAGTTCGCTGAAGACAGGCCGATAATGTCTTGTGTGCTTTCTATGTTAACAAATGCGGAAGCAATTCTGCCTCAGCCTAAACAGCCTGGTTTTTTCATAGAAAGAAGTTCCGGCAATGCAGGTGCATTATCAAGAAATGAAGAATCCAACACAGAAAATGCAGTAACTATAACTTTGCCAGAAGCTAGATAG
- the LOC115979900 gene encoding G-type lectin S-receptor-like serine/threonine-protein kinase At4g27290 isoform X2, which translates to MRGLLMETLALPSFFYYLIAFSSTLLQFCIAADTISPGQSISGIQTLVSSDQVFELGFFSSGNNKSWYLGIWYKKTPRVLVWIANQNSPVTDPSAVFTISNNGTLVLLNQSNHTIWYSNPSRPAQIPVAQLLSSGNLVLIDNVTSTSESYLWKSYDCPINTWLPGMIIGKDMSNGLNRFLTSCKDSDTASPGDSTYKFDYKGLPQIFIKRGTLKIFRTGPWNGVRFSGLPMPINQFFFPILASQNDMVGYKYEPKNKLVSTRITLSESGILQRFVLMKGSTEWTTMDAVPNDMCDNYGQCGANSVCRSYKESTCECLEGFIPKSPEEWKLLNSSSGCVRRTPLECQRKDNFMKLGWVKLPDLLEFWLNKSMSTKECEVECLKNCSCTAYANSDINGGGNGCLIWFGSLIDIRGYNQENPGQDLYIRLAASDLRSIRESNMKESPEVVLMVSVICGVLTLGFVFWCITWKIKSRRLGLPRKKDDVEVPLFDFTTVAIATNNFSQENVIGAGGFGPVYKGHLCNGQNIAVKRLSKDSRQGLKEFKNEVALIAKLQHRNLVTLLGYCIQGDEKMLIYEYMPNKSLNYFIFEQNGSALLTWPKRLDIVLGIVRGLLYLHQDSRLQVIHRDLKASNILLDINLNPKISDFGLARTFGGDESEMKTERVVGTHFMQWLHIS; encoded by the exons atgagggggTTGTTAATGGAGACACTTGCTCTTCCCTCATTCTTTTACTATCTCATTGCTTTCTCATCAACCTTGTTGCAATTTTGCATTGCAGCTGACACCATAAGTCCAGGGCAATCAATTAGCGGTATCCAGACTCTAGTTTCCTCAGATCAAGTTTTTGAGCTAGGCTTCTTCTCTTCAGGCAACAACAAGAGCTGGTACTTGGGCATATGGTACAAGAAGACCCCACGCGTACTTGTGTGGATAGCAAACCAGAACAGCCCAGTCACAGATCCTTCTGCAGTTTTCACCATCAGCAACAATGGAACACTTGTTCTTCTCAACCAAAGCAACCACACTATCTGGTATTCAAATCCATCCAGGCCAGCACAGATTCCAGTTGCTCAACTTTTAAGTTCTGGTAACCTTGTTCTTATAGACAATGTAACTTCAACCTCTGAAAGCTATCTGTGGAAGAGCTATGATTGCCCCATAAACACGTGGTTACCAGGCATGATCATAGGAAAGGACATGAGCAATGGTCTAAACCGATTTTTGACATCTTGCAAAGACTCAGATACTGCATCTCCAGGAGACTCTACatacaaatttgattacaagggGTTGcctcaaatatttataaaaagggGAACGTTGAAAATATTTCGCACTGGACCATGGAATGGAGTTCGATTCAGCGGTCTTCCTATGCctataaatcaatttttctttcccATATTAGCATCCCAAAATGACATGGTGGGATATAAGTATGAACCTAAAAACAAGTTGGTTTCTACAAGGATAACACTGAGTGAGTCAGGCATCCTCCAACGCTTTGTATTGATGAAGGGAAGCACTGAATGGACTACCATGGATGCAGTACCGAATGACATGTGTGACAATTATGGGCAGTGTGGCGCTAATAGTGTTTGCAGAAGTTACAAAGAATCAACTTGTGAGTGTTTGGAAGGTTTCATCCCCAAATCACCAGAAGAATGGAAACTGCTAAATTCTTCAAGCGGATGTGTAAGGAGAACCCCACTGGAATGCCAGAGGAAAGATAATTTCATGAAACTTGGGTGGGTGAAGTTGCCTGACTTGCTAGAGTTTTGGTTAAACAAGAGTATGAGCACCAAGGAATGCGAGGTAGAGTGCTTGAAGAACTGTTCATGTACAGCATATGCAAATTCAGATATTAATGGGGGAGGCAACGGCTGTTTGATCTGGTTTGGGAGTTTGATTGATATTAGAGGGTACAACCAAGAAAATCCCGGGCAAGATCTCTATATACGACTGGCTGCTTCAGACCTAA GATCAATCCGGGAATCAAACATGAAGGAAAGTCCGGAGGTCGTCCTGATGGTATCAGTCATTTGTGGAGTGCTTACTTTGGGGTTTGTTTTCTGGTGTATAACTTGGAAGATAAAAAGTAGAAGAT TAGGTCttccaagaaagaaagatgatgTAGAGGTACCTTTATTTGATTTTACAACGGTTGCCATTGCAACAAACAACTTCTCTCAAGAAAATGTGATTGGGGCAGGTGGATTTGGTCCTGTTTATAAG GGACATCTATGTAACGGACAAAATATTGCTGTGAAGAGGCTGTCAAAGGATTCAAGACAAGGTCTCAAAGAGTTCAAGAATGAAGTTGCTCTCATTGCCAAACTTCAACATAGGAATCTTGTCACGCTCTTAGGCTACTGCATTCAAGGAGACGAAAAGATGTTAATCTATGAATACATGCCCAACAAAAGCTtgaattatttcatttttg AACAAAATGGGAGTGCACTGCTGACATGGCCAAAGCGTCTTGACATTGTTTTGGGGATTGTGCGAGGACTTCTCTATTTGCACCAGGATTCTCGACTTCAAGTTATCCACAGGGATCTGAAAGcaagtaatattttattagatatcaatttaaacccaaaaatatcagattttggCTTAGCAAGAACTTTTGGAGGAGATGAATCTGAAATGAAAACAGAAAGAGTTGTTGGAACACA TTTCATGCAGTGGCTACATATCTCCTGA